In one window of Armatimonadota bacterium DNA:
- a CDS encoding amidohydrolase family protein — protein MNLPATAQALVKAFEEFEVVDAHEHLSPEPARVSSQVDALTLFSHYVRTDLVTSGMRSEDYDALHNRNYTLDHRWNLLKPYLEHIRFGSYVRPAFVAAREFYGFDDINDDTYAPLSEEMQRQNTPGIYTRMLRDKCRIRHALTQAGRTDYEGDLLVPLMPMDHFAAAHNWNHIAARAREFDQRVATLDDYIAICDHGLAKWKSEGAVGIKMASRPYGTPNRADAVCTFDGLRSGAQAQLADMNPLRDYLVEQMLRLAAEHDLVVAVHAGMWGDFRDLASQHIIPIVMRNPKTRFDLYHMGMPDVRTTGVIGKNFPNVWLNLCWTHIISPAMTRSALDEYIDMVPVNKLIAFGGDYHPVEKVYGHLVMARENIAIVLGARVDAGLMTEDQAVAVARQWFFDNPMELYRLA, from the coding sequence ATGAACCTTCCCGCAACCGCCCAGGCACTCGTCAAGGCATTCGAGGAATTCGAGGTCGTTGACGCGCACGAGCACCTGTCCCCCGAGCCGGCCCGCGTCAGCTCGCAGGTGGACGCGCTCACCCTCTTCTCTCACTACGTCCGCACCGACCTCGTCACCTCAGGCATGCGCTCTGAGGACTACGACGCCTTGCATAACCGGAACTACACCCTCGACCACCGCTGGAATCTCCTCAAGCCGTACCTCGAGCACATCCGCTTCGGCTCGTACGTGCGGCCCGCGTTCGTCGCCGCACGGGAGTTCTACGGCTTCGACGACATCAACGACGACACGTACGCCCCGCTGTCCGAGGAGATGCAGCGGCAGAACACGCCCGGCATCTACACCCGCATGCTGCGCGACAAGTGCCGCATCCGCCACGCGCTGACCCAGGCCGGGCGCACCGACTACGAGGGCGACTTGCTCGTCCCGCTCATGCCCATGGATCACTTCGCCGCCGCCCACAACTGGAATCACATCGCGGCCCGCGCCCGCGAGTTCGACCAGCGCGTCGCCACCCTCGACGATTACATCGCGATCTGCGACCACGGGCTCGCGAAGTGGAAGAGCGAGGGCGCCGTCGGCATCAAGATGGCGTCGCGCCCGTACGGCACGCCGAACCGCGCCGACGCCGTCTGCACGTTCGACGGCCTGCGCAGCGGCGCGCAGGCCCAGCTCGCGGATATGAACCCGCTGCGCGACTACCTCGTCGAGCAGATGCTCCGCCTCGCCGCAGAGCACGACCTCGTCGTCGCCGTCCACGCCGGCATGTGGGGCGACTTCCGCGACCTCGCGTCGCAGCACATCATCCCCATCGTCATGCGCAACCCGAAGACGCGCTTCGATCTCTACCACATGGGCATGCCCGATGTCCGCACCACCGGCGTTATCGGCAAGAACTTCCCCAACGTCTGGCTCAACCTGTGCTGGACGCATATCATCTCGCCCGCGATGACTCGCTCCGCGCTCGACGAGTACATCGACATGGTGCCGGTCAACAAGCTCATCGCGTTCGGCGGAGACTACCATCCCGTGGAGAAGGTCTACGGGCATCTCGTCATGGCGCGCGAGAACATCGCCATCGTCCTCGGCGCGCGCGTTGACGCGGGGCTGATGACCGAGGATCAGGCCGTCGCCGTCGCCCGCCAGTGGTTCTTCGACAACCCGATGGAACTCTACCGGTTGGCCTAG
- a CDS encoding AGE family epimerase/isomerase: MRHKRSMRPGPGVFLSMCLIALAVLASAAPGDPLDRDFVDRITAGLDRAVTAFAKLGRQGAYADEHSPSGPVAMTDARVHPNATPQVGHAFLLAYSTTGNDAYLRLARECAEILVAGQLDNGGWAGEIPLDPADTARISTRLNPPAPGRECIPRPGNMDDGIAHGPIDFLFAMADVAGDARCREAARAGLWFLVNSQYPIGAWPQRWPAGAVIEGGHGLGAYPIWYTINDDLMGWNISTLLAHADELPDRVAERTVENALRWLISAQLPEPQPGWAQQYDYDMQPVAARWHEPAAVSPDATADALAVLLNAYLRTGNAEYLHPFPRALRWLRSVEGPPGLWFRYFDRAGRRIYVDERDEQTIRVYQIGESFESGYPARGLESGGKLKDFGIPHLIQAYAELQELGREKYLAKLRTPLAADEVRARAEEALAAMNPQGYWVDDNGRIRTTDFCRNVRRICAALAYPQSIGRDFTRLDYGLGDG, translated from the coding sequence ATGCGGCACAAGCGATCGATGCGCCCCGGGCCGGGCGTCTTCCTCTCGATGTGCCTTATCGCCCTGGCCGTGCTCGCGTCTGCAGCCCCCGGCGATCCCCTCGATCGCGACTTCGTTGATCGAATCACTGCGGGCCTCGATCGGGCCGTCACTGCCTTCGCCAAGCTCGGCCGCCAGGGCGCCTATGCCGACGAGCACTCTCCATCCGGGCCGGTCGCGATGACCGACGCGCGGGTACACCCAAACGCCACGCCGCAGGTCGGCCACGCCTTCCTGCTCGCCTACAGCACGACCGGCAATGACGCCTACCTGCGCCTCGCCCGCGAGTGCGCCGAGATCCTCGTCGCGGGCCAACTCGATAACGGTGGCTGGGCCGGCGAGATTCCACTCGACCCCGCCGACACAGCGCGCATCTCCACACGCCTCAACCCCCCCGCGCCCGGCCGCGAGTGCATCCCCAGGCCCGGCAACATGGACGACGGCATCGCCCACGGCCCGATCGATTTCCTCTTCGCCATGGCCGATGTTGCCGGCGACGCCCGCTGCCGGGAGGCCGCCCGCGCGGGACTGTGGTTCCTCGTCAACTCCCAGTATCCCATCGGCGCCTGGCCTCAGCGCTGGCCGGCCGGCGCGGTGATCGAGGGCGGCCATGGCCTCGGCGCCTACCCGATCTGGTACACCATCAACGACGACCTCATGGGTTGGAACATCTCAACGCTTCTGGCGCACGCCGACGAACTGCCTGACCGCGTCGCCGAGCGCACCGTCGAGAACGCCCTGCGGTGGCTCATCTCCGCGCAGCTGCCGGAGCCGCAGCCCGGCTGGGCGCAGCAGTACGATTACGACATGCAGCCCGTCGCCGCGCGCTGGCACGAGCCGGCGGCCGTCAGTCCCGACGCCACCGCCGACGCCCTCGCGGTGCTTCTCAATGCCTATCTCCGCACCGGCAATGCGGAGTATCTCCACCCGTTCCCGCGTGCCCTGCGATGGCTCAGGTCGGTTGAGGGGCCGCCCGGATTATGGTTCCGCTACTTCGATCGCGCCGGCCGCCGCATCTACGTTGACGAGAGGGACGAGCAGACGATCCGCGTCTATCAGATCGGCGAAAGCTTCGAGTCGGGCTATCCCGCGCGCGGCCTCGAATCCGGCGGGAAGCTCAAGGACTTCGGCATCCCGCATCTCATACAGGCCTACGCTGAGCTTCAGGAATTGGGCCGCGAGAAGTACCTCGCCAAGCTGAGGACGCCGCTCGCCGCCGACGAGGTCCGCGCCCGCGCCGAGGAAGCCCTGGCGGCGATGAATCCTCAGGGCTATTGGGTTGATGACAACGGGCGCATCAGGACGACGGACTTCTGTCGCAACGTGCGCCGCATCTGCGCCGCGCTCGCGTACCCCCAGTCGATCGGCCGCGACTTCACCCGCCTCGACTACGGCCTCGGGGACGGTTAG